The following are from one region of the Alicyclobacillus fastidiosus genome:
- a CDS encoding nucleotidyltransferase family protein, with protein MNATLCNNSFRSYERSLRKLDSSVPWSVKNQARMHIKDGHVPYNSTADGLSNLPMV; from the coding sequence ATGAACGCTACTTTGTGCAATAATAGTTTTAGATCGTATGAGCGAAGCCTTAGAAAATTGGATTCTTCAGTTCCTTGGTCTGTGAAAAATCAGGCGAGGATGCACATTAAAGACGGTCATGTACCCTACAATTCAACAGCTGACGGACTGTCAAACTTACCCATGGTGTAG
- a CDS encoding MerR family transcriptional regulator, whose protein sequence is MLYTVKEVSDLSNVTVKTLHHYHKIGLLPPCEVSEAGYRLYSMKELERLQEILFYRELDFPLVQIKQLLENKPDRSTILTNQKELLVARKRRLKRLIETIDESIDSVKKGAYMDTGEMFKGFANEDEWRKALKEQNEYLRKQYGHDLLADENAINVEQMNQQANEAARFMKGMANALSEGIRHDDPKVQSLIGRHLDFLNQQGHTTSPSEFVARTRFFLSDDFHRQMLESQQTGLAYYLCVAAQSFAQ, encoded by the coding sequence TTGTTATACACTGTAAAAGAAGTGTCTGACCTATCAAATGTGACAGTTAAGACGTTGCATCATTATCACAAGATTGGTCTCTTACCGCCATGCGAAGTAAGTGAGGCAGGGTATCGTCTATACAGCATGAAGGAACTGGAGCGTCTACAGGAGATTCTCTTTTACAGGGAACTGGATTTTCCCTTGGTACAAATAAAGCAATTGCTAGAGAACAAACCAGACCGTTCAACCATCTTGACCAATCAAAAAGAGCTTCTCGTCGCACGAAAACGTCGACTTAAGCGATTGATTGAGACCATTGATGAATCGATTGATTCGGTCAAGAAAGGAGCTTATATGGATACCGGGGAGATGTTCAAAGGATTCGCAAACGAAGATGAGTGGCGAAAAGCACTTAAGGAGCAAAATGAATATCTTAGGAAGCAGTACGGGCACGACTTGCTGGCAGATGAAAATGCAATAAACGTCGAACAGATGAACCAGCAAGCCAATGAAGCGGCTCGTTTCATGAAGGGGATGGCTAATGCCCTGTCAGAAGGAATACGGCATGACGATCCGAAAGTACAAAGCCTTATCGGTCGACATCTTGACTTCCTGAATCAACAAGGACATACCACAAGTCCTTCTGAGTTTGTGGCACGTACCCGCTTCTTCTTAAGTGATGACTTTCATCGACAGATGTTGGAATCCCAGCAAACAGGACTCGCATATTATTTATGTGTCGCTGCACAGTCATTTGCTCAGTAG
- a CDS encoding tyrosine-type recombinase/integrase, translated as MFKRIASRCGLEDRVSPHKMKHTLATIVINQGAPLVTVQSILGHEKPETTQLYATLSGTSRQQSHERYFVQ; from the coding sequence ATCTTTAAACGAATTGCAAGTCGATGCGGATTGGAAGACCGAGTAAGTCCGCATAAAATGAAACATACACTAGCGACCATTGTGATTAATCAAGGTGCACCCTTAGTCACTGTACAGTCGATCTTGGGGCACGAAAAACCCGAGACAACGCAACTATACGCTACTCTGAGTGGTACGTCTCGACAGCAATCCCATGAACGCTACTTTGTGCAATAA